The stretch of DNA GTCGGGAGGCTCCTGCTGGAGAGGTCGGGCGTCACAGGTCCTTGAATTCCGGCAGGCTGCGGTAGCGGTCCATGCGATCCGGGAAGAAGGTCAGGACGGTCGCACCGCCGGCAGACAGGCGGCGCGCCACGGTCATGTTGGTGCCGGACGACGGGCCAACCGGAAAGCCGGCACGGTTGAGCCGCAGCGTCTCCGCGTGCGCCTCCTGATCGCTCACCAGCACGGCGTCGTCCAGCATGTGGCGGTGCCGGCGCACGATCCCCGGAACCAGGCCGTCGCCGATCCCTTCTTGAAGGTGGCAGACGGCCAGGGGGTAGTCGTGCAGAGGGGGCAGCGCCGGGGGAGGGCAGGCGCGCCCGAACAGCTGCCTGCACACCAGGGGACTGGCCTCCGGCTCGACGGCGACGAGCCGCGCACCGCGGTGACGGGCCTTGATCGCGCCCCCCGCGCCCACAATGGTGCCGCCCGTTCCGACCCCGGCGACGACGACGTCGAACGCGCCGACCCCTTGTTCATCGGCCTGCTCGAGGGCCTCGCGGCCGAGCGCGGCCTGCGCCTCCACCCCCGCCTCGTCGTCGAACTGGTCGAACAGGAACCGGCCGGCACGCTCCGCGGCGTACTCGCGCGCGCGGCGGATGGCGCCGACGACGCCGTCCGCCTCCGGAGTCAGGACCAGCCGGGCGCCGTGCCCGCGGATCATGGTCTTGCGTTCCTCCGTCATGTTCTCCGGCATGAACACGACCGCCTTGAGCCCGAAACGCTCCGCCCAGAACGCCAGGGCGATGCCGGCGTTTCCGGAGGTCGGCTCGACCACTTCGGATCCGCGCGGCAGCGCGCCGCTGGCGAGGCCGCTCCCCAGCACGTGGCTCGCGACCCGGTCCTTGACGCTGCCGCTCGGGTTCAGGTGCTCCATCTTCACCCACACGCCGTCGACGCGCGCGAGCGGCGTGCGCGGCAGGACGGCGGCGGTGTCCCCGCCCCGTTCCGGATTATGGTGCCTCGGTGCCGGCATGCCGCCAGACTACCGGCTGCGCTCATCGAGGGTCAAGCCTTCGTGCTCCAGGGTTTCGCGAGGTAGAACGGCACGCGGCGCTACGGCTTCTCGGTCAGGCCGCTGCCGAGCTCGATGAGCCAGCCACCGGTCGGCGTCGCCGGATACGTGCTGACGCCGAGGACGATGTCCGAGCCGCCGGGCGCGCGCAGCGTCTCGACCACGTCGCCGTGCGCGTCCGTGATCGTGCCGAGCGCCGATCCCTCCTTGACCCGGTCGCCGGGCTTCACCAGGGCGTCGAAGAAGCCGCCGCGGGCGTTGGTGACGATGCGGTAGCCGTCCACGATAGTGTACGCCGGCCGGCGCGGGGGGGCGCCGGGCAGGATGCCGGCCTTGCGCAGGAAGCTCCGCACGGCCTCGGCCTGCAGTTTGATATCGGAGGGATCCAGCGGCTGGCCGCCTCCCACTTCGAGCAGGAAGCCGGGGATCCCCTCTTCACTGAAGACGGTCGAGGCGCTGGTCGCAAAAACCTTCACGCCGTCGCGCCACAGGGTCGGCACGCCGAAGCCGCGCGCCAGGTCGTCCATGCGCGCGTCCGGCACCCCCTTGGTCAGCGAATACAGGACGAACGGGTGCTGGCGGAACCGGTCCCCCCCCGTGTGCATATCCACGAAGTAATCGGCCCTCTCCTTGACGGCGGCGTGGATGGCGGCGGCGACCCGCTCGGTCGCGAAGCGATCGCGCCCGGGAAAGGCGTCCCCCGTGTCCATCAGGTCGTCGAGATTCGGGTTGACGCGCTGCAGCCCCTGGAAGGCGGACGGGTTGCTGATCATCACGGCGATCACCGTCCCTGTCATCGCGGCCGGGTCGAGCCCGCGCACGACCTCCTGGAGCGCGCGCGGCCCGCCGTACTCGTCACCGTGCGTCGCGGCCTGCACCCAGGCGACCGGGCCCGGCTTCCGCCCCGTCGCGACGGTGATCGGCAGGACGATCGGCGTGCCGTCGGCGTCCTCCGCCACCTTGAGGGCGCCGCGCACCTTGTCTCCGGGGACGCCCCGCGCCGTGCCGATCTCGACCGGCCCCTTCGAAGAAGACTCGGCCGCCACCGCCGCCAGGCCCGCCGGGATCGACAAGACAATCATCACAAGTGCGCCGCGCGCCGTGCGTCGAGCCAGATCGGGCCGAAGGTCCATGGTGGTGTCCTCCCCGGAAGCGGAAATTCTACACAGATCGGGGCCCGCGGCGGAGAGGGAAGCGATCAATCGTTCAGGAGTGGTCGTGGGCCTCGGAGGTCCGGCGGCCGTTCAGCGGGCGGCTCCGATCCAGGACCGAGACGCTCTGAATGCAGCGCCTCCACCCAACCCGGGACATGGAGGCCATGTACCAGAACTCGCGGAGCGCTGTCGCGATCGCCTCCTCGGCCGAAGTCGCCGGGATGTCCTGGTAGTCGAACCGATATTCCGCCGGAGCGCCGGGCGTCCGACGCTGGAACTCCGGCTCGGTGTACACCACACGCACGCTGTGCCTTGGGATCTCCGTCTGCATCGTCCCCCCCGAGATGATCTGCGACCCAAGGTAGGGCCGGGAGGGAATGGATGCAAGGACCTTCGCCCTGCCCGCCAGCAAGTGCGCCCGTCGGGCAGGGCTCCTAAATCCGAGTTGCCGGGCCGAAGACCTGGACGTTTCCGTTGATCCGCAGCATCTCGATGAAGATGTTCTTCCCGCTCTTGTGCTTGGGGATGATGTAGGTATAGATGTGCCCGAGCCCCGTGACGCACTCCTCGCAGCGGATCATCACCGGGTTGAGCTGAATGCGCTCCCCCTTGTTGGTGTATTCGACCACGTTGTATCCGAGGACGTCGACTTCCCGAGGGCTGTTCCAGGTCACGAGGCCGGAGCCCTTGCCGAGCGGGCTCGAAAAGCTGATCGACGCGGAGGGCATTTCGCAGTTGTCGCAGACGCAACCGTTCTGGTCGGGGTTGGGGATCGTCGGGCAGTTGTCGCAGAAATCGCCGAAGCCGTCGTTGTCCAGGTCGCGCTGATCCGGATTGGGCACATCCAGGCAGTTGTCGCAGACGTCACCGACCGAGTCGCCGTCGCGATCGGCCTGGGTGATGTTGGCGACGTTCGGGCAATTGTCGAAGCAGTCGGCGATGGTGTCGGCGTCCACGTCGAATCCTTCGTCCACCTGGCGGTCGCAGTTGTCATCGATGCCGTTGCAGATCTCGGTCGCCCCCGGATGGACCGCCGCGTTGTGGTCGTCGCAATCGCCACCGCAGGTCGTATAGCTGTCTCCATCATCGTCGATGCAATCGTTATTCGTAAGGAATAAACCGGTGATGATTCCCGTCTCGACCCCGTTCACCACGGTCGTGCTGCCGATCAGCGTGCAGTAGCCGAAACCAGGTTGTTCCACAGTGATGGTCGCCGTCCCGTCGGCCGCGGGCACGATTCCGGTGCCGGTCCAGAATTCCCGGCGCACATCGACGCGCGACGAGCACCGCTGCGTGAGGGTGTAGACCTGTCCATACGACAGGGTCGGCAGGAAGGCGTCCTGGCAGGTGGACAGAGCGAGGACGCCGATCGACTCCGGGTCGCAGTCCGTGTGGATCGGCGGATGGGTGAAGCGCAGGATCAGATGGCCGCCCGCGGTGCCCAGCGGCTGCACGGTCAGGCCGCAGGAGAGCGGCGCCAACAGCCCCGTCGCCGGATCGAAAGAGTGGGCCGATTCGACGAGATAACCGACGCTCGGGTCGGCCCCGCTCAGCGAGACGATGAGCGCCGATCCGGAGTTGAATCCGCCCGTCGACACCACGATGTTGACGCGCTGCGGCGAGGGGATGAGCGGACAGCCGACGATCCCCGCGTAGGCCCAGTCGGTCTCGATGGTGACCTGGCCGTCCCCGGAAATGCCGCTTCCGGGACCGAGGCAGCCGGTCGTCCCCTGGGCCAGGCACAGAATCTCCTCGGTCCCTGGTTCACCCCCGCGGGGTTGCTCTGCTGGTAGGCGAAGGCTTCAATGATCAGGGACTCACTGCAGAGAAGTACGAGTCGAAGCCGTGGTACATCGGCGTGGGCGTGGCGCAGGAGGCCTGGAGCTCGGGCGCTTCGAGGCCCAGCAGGGCGAAAACGGCGAGGACGATGGCCGGAAGTCGGCTGCTCATGGGACGACCCTCTTTCCGAGGCGATTCGGGGGACGATCTGCGTTCTCAATACGTCGATCCGCGGCCCCGCGCAAGCTGAAAGTGGGCCGCCCGCGGGGCGCCGGCGTGAGCGTGGCATAATGCGCGGCGCTCCTTCGCTCCTCCCGGATCGACAAGCCACAGGGTGAATGGCGTGCCGCAGGGCTGGTTCTTCGCGTTCTTCTTCGTCTCCGGATTCTGCAGCCTGGTCTGCGAGGTCGTCTGGCTCCGCCTGGCGATGACGCAGTTCGGTGTCGTCACGCCGCTCGTCTCGACCGTTCTCTCGGTGTTCATGGCCGGCCTGGCGCTCGGGAGCTGGGGGGCCGGCCGCCTGGTCGCACGCACGGATCCCTCCGGAGCCCGATCACCCCTGCGTCTCTACGCGCTGGCGGAGCTCGTCATCGGGCTCTCCGCTTTCGTCGTTCCCGGCGCATTCCGCTGGGGTCGCGGCCTGATGCTGCACGCCGGAAGCGGCGCGGCCTGGGGATCACTTCTGTACCACCTGGCATCGGGATCCCTGGTGGCGCTGACCCTCCTGCCGTTCTGCGTCTGCATGGGGGCCACGTTCCCCCTGGCGATGGCGGCGATTCGCAGAGCGGAGGCCGCCGCATCCGAGCGGTCGTTCAGCTACCTGTATGTCGCGAACGTGCTCGGGGCAGCCTGCGGCACGCTCGTGTCCGCCTTCGTCCTGATCGAGCTGCTCGGATTGACCGGGACGCTCAGGGCCACCGCCGCTCTGAACGCCGCGGTCGCGGCGGGCGCCTTTGCGCTGGCCGCGGGGCAGGCCGTCAAGCACGTCGCCGGGGCGGCCACTCCCGCCCCGCAGGCCACGGCCGAAGGCGCCGCGACCGCCCGCGAGTCCTTCGAACCACGCCGCGGGCTCCTGGCCATGCTCTTCCTGACCGGCTTCGTCAGCATGGCGATGGAAATCGTCTGGGTCCGCCAGTTCACGCCGTACCTCGGGACCGTCGTGTACGCCTTCGCGGTCCTCCTGGCCCTGTACCTCGGCGCGACCTTCCTCGGATCGATGGCCTATCGCGCCTGGGCCCGGCGCAGCGTGGGGACGTCCGAACCGTCGGGCCTGGCCCATGTGTGGGTTGCCGCGGCCATTTCCGGGCTTCTCCCCCTTCTGGCGACCGACCCCCGACTGCCGCTGCGAATCATCGACCCCGCCATGCCGCAGCCCCTCGACCTTCTGGTCGGCGGAGGGCGCGTGGCGCTCGGGTTGACCCTGTTCTGCGCCGCGATCGGCTTCATCACTCCGATGCTGGTGGATCGACGGTCGGCAGGGGACCCGGGCAGGGCGGGGAGAGCCTATGCGGTCAACGTGCTCGGCTGCATCCTGGGCCCGCTCGCCGCCTCGTTCGTCCTTCTGCCCGCCATCGGCGAGCGCTGGTCGATCGCCCTCCTGGCGCTGCTTCTCTTCGCCGTGGCCCCGCTCGCCGGCAGGCCGCGCGCCTCCGTCCTGGCCGGGGCCGCCGCGCTCGGCCTCGCTCTGGTCGTGCTGACGAAAGACCACGCCACCCTCTTCCCCCACCGCGAGGTGCGCCGGGACTACGAGGCGACCGTCGTCGCCACCGACTCGAGGGGCAGCAAGGAACTCCTGGTGAACGGCGTCGGGATCACCGCCCTCACCCCGATCACCAAGATGATGGTCCACCTGCCGATGGCATTTCTGGTCCGGCCGCCGCAGAGCGCCCTCGTCGTCTGTTTCGGGATGGGGACGAGCTTCCGCTCGGCCCTGTCCTGGGGCGTTCCGACGACCGCGGTCGAACTCGTCCCCAGCGTGCCCGGCCTGATCGGTTTCTACCACGCGGACGGGCCGGACCTGCTGCGCTCGCCGCTGGCCCGCGTGGTCGTCGACGACGGCCGCCGCCTCCTGGAGCGCTTCCCGGATCAATACGACGTGATCACCATCGATCCGCCGCCACCCGTGGAGGCGGCCGGATCGGGCCTGCTCTACTCGAAGCAGTTCTACGCCCTGGCGCGCGCCCGTTTGCGCCCGGGCGGAATCCTGCAGCAGTGGTTCCCCGGTGGCGAGCCGGCGATCCTCGCATCCGTGGCCCGGGCGATCACCGAGTCGTTCCCGCAGGTGCGGGTCTTCCAGTCGGTCGAAGGCTGGGGCTTCCACTTCCTGGCGAGCGAGACGCCGATCCCGGCCGCGTCCGGGGACGCACTGGCCGCGCGGCTGCCGCCACACGCCGCCGCCGACCTGGTCGAATGGTGGCGCGACGTGACACCCGGGCAGGCGCTCGGGCGCGTCGTCGACCAGGAGGTCCCGCCCGAGCGTCTCCTCGCCGTGGCGCCTCGTGCACCTGCCCTGGAGGACGATCGCCCCCTCAACGAGTACTACCTGCTGCGACGGACGTTCGGGGGCCCGTGATAACATGCCACCCGCGCCCGGGAAGTCCATCCCTAATCGTGATACGGCCCGCCTGCGGAGAGGTGCTGGAGTGGCCGAACAGGGCTGACTGCTAATCAGTTACACCCGCTAAAACGGGTGTCGGGGGTTCGAATCCCCCCCTCTCCGCCAGCCGCTTCCTCCTGTCGAGTGATAGTATCCGGGCCGGCATGGGCAGAGAGCGCATCCTGCGCGGAGTTGCGCGGAGGCTGCTTGCGGCGGTGGGCGCGGCCCCGTCACCGGATCGGGGCGCCCGTGCGCTGTTCGCGGCAGGACTGGTCGGAACGGCATTCCTCCTTCTCTCCGTTCCGTACGTGCCGTTCCAGGACATCCCGAATCATGCGCAGCTCCTCGTGCTCGACCAGTCGCTCGGGGCGGATGGCAGCGCGTACCTCCGTCGTCCCGAGATGGTTTCCTTCGGCTACTCCCTTTACGTCTGGATGGCGCGACTGCTCCTGCCGGGGCTCTCAATCGACATCGTGATGCGGCTGATGTGCCTGGCGGCGGCGCTGGCGCTGCCACTGGCCACGGCGCGCCTGGCCGCGGTTCTGGGCGGCCCCTGGGCGGTGACCGGAATCCTGGCCCTGCCGCTCGGCCTGGGCTGGCCGTTGCGAATGGGGTTCATCTCGTTCGCGCTCGGGCTGCCCGTCGCGCTCCTGGGCACGTCCGGCGCCGTCCTCCTGTGCCGCGAGCGCGGCGCGACCCGGATGGCCGGGCTCGGATTCTGCGCCCTGGTCGCCTACCTGGCGCACCCGTTCGCCTTCGGTCTGTTGAGCGTGCTGGCGGGGCTATCCTGGCTGTGCGCCGGGGCACGATCCAGAAGCACCGCCACCCCGGTCCTCGTTGCGCTCGCTCCGGCGGTGCTCCTGGCGGGCATCGACGCGTGGAACGGCGCCTGGTTGCCCGTCACCGGCCTCGAGGATGCCGCGACCGGCGGCGGATTGCGCTTCCAGTCCATCGGCATGGCGCTCGTGCACGTCGTGAGCCGCTCCTACGGCATCACCGGCCCGGGGAGTCTTGGACTCTACCTTCCACACTTTGCGCTGGTCGTCTGCGGCGCCCTCTGGCTCGCGAGGAGCCCGGGTCGACTCGAATCGCGCGGGTTGGTCCTGTTCGGCGCCGCAGCCTTCACGCTCGGCTCGGTCGGATTTCCCTACTCGATGGGACGCCTGATATCCATGGGTCCCAGGGCGAACGTGATCGGGCTTTGCTTCGGCGCCATCGCCGGGGCCGCGTGGCTTTCCTGCTCGAGAGCCCGTCCGCTGCTCGTGGCCGTGCCGCTGACCGCGCTGGCGTTCGTGGCCAGCTCCGCGAGCATCGTGCATGACGCGCGCCTCGTCCACGAAGTGGTGGGAGACCGGCCGCCGCGGAACGTCGCCGGGAATTTCCTCGCCGTTCAGGCCGCCGATTGCGCGCGTCCGGCATCCTTCTATTGGGGCGACTGGGACCCGGTGCGGCACCTCTGGGCCTACGCGCTGTCTCCGGAAGGCATCACTCCCTACCTGTTCGCACGGGACCGCTACTTCCCGGTGTGGTACCGGGCCGAGCGAAGAGTGCCGTACCCCTCGGGCGGCCGCTCGCTGGGCAACGGGCGGGCTCTCGACCCGGCGGCGTGCGACCGCAGGAACCGCGAACGGGTCGCGACGGCGCTGTCCTACCCGGGCTTCGATGGGGTCATCGTCGTGGGCCGGCCCGGTGACGGAGAACGCGCATTGGGCCTTCCTGGCGCAGCGTCCCGGGACCGGGTTGCGCCGGGGATATGGCGGCTGACACGCTGAAGCGGCTCGTGCACGACACGGCGATCCTCCGCATGGAAGGCCGTGGGGGTATAACCACAGGGGGGATCGTGCGGAGCCTCACTCCGCACGGCGCGAGATCCACTTCGGCCAAACCGTGGACGGCCCGGGAGGAGCCACATGCCAGAAACCCTGAGCGATTCGGCGATGAGAATTCTGGGGAGGTCGATCGAGACGGCATCCGAGATCGAGCGCCGCGTGCTGCAGGCCGTGACCGGCCGCCGCCACGTCGCGCGCCATGTCCACCGCGACATGGAGGAAGGACTGACGCTCGGAGAGCGTCTGTCGGACTGGATTGCGGCCTGGGGAGGGAGCTGGTCGTTCCTGGTGCTCTTCTTCGTGTTCCTGTTCGGCTGGATCGGCCTCAACTCATGGGTCCTGATCAGCCGTCCGTTCGACCCCTATCCCTACATCCTGCTGAATCTCGTGCTGTCGACGCTGGCCGCCGTCCAGGCGCCGGTGATCCTCATGAGCCAGAACCGCCAGGCGGCCAAGGACCGACTTCAGGCGGCGCACGACTACGAGGTCAACCTGAAGGCGGAGATCGAGATCCTGCAGCTGCACGAGAAGGTCGATCGGCTGACGTGCCTCCTCGAGGAGCTGGGCGCCGGCCGGAGGCGCCCCGGGTAGAAGCCGCCGCTCGCCCGGTCGCGATGATCCGGGCGGCATCGGCCGGAAGGGCCGCGCCGTCCTTGTCTCGCGAGGGCCCTGCATTATAATGAATGCCGCTCCCGAACGACCGCCGCGGGTCGACGGACAGTCCAAGATGCCTGAGAGACTCTGGTCGCTGAACGATCTGGCGCGCTTCCTGCGCTTCGAGGATCCCGAGGTGCGCTACTGGGCCGCCGACCGCCTGGGGCGGCACTACACGAAGGAAGCCACCGACCTCCTGGCCCCCTATCTGTTCGACGAGCACGATCTGACGCCGGAGCTGGTGGCGGCCCACCTCGGGAAGCACGGCTCCGCCTCGCACCTGGCTGTCCTGGCGCGCGGGGTGAAAACGCTGCGCGGCCTGCCGGCGGCGCGTGCCCTCGAGGCCATGGTGCGCCTGCGCGCCCCGGAGGCGCTCGAGACGGTCAAGGAGGCGTTCGACCGGCGGGACTTCGACGAAGAGTGCTGGTCCTACATTCTCGACGCCCTGGCCGAGCGGGGGGACGCGCCGGCGCGTCGTGAGCTCCTGGCGTTCCTGAAGCGGCGGGCCGACTGGGTCGGCTCGCCGGCCATCCTGGCTTCGGCCCTGCACGTGACCGAGCCGGGGGAGTACCGGGTCCTGCTTTTGGCCTGGATCCGGTCGCTGCAGTGGAAGGGGGCCTCGGGCGGGGACGCCGGTGAGGCGTTCCGCGTCCTGATGGATCATCTTCAAGTGGATGACTGCGGCTGGTGCTTCCGGACCAACCTGAGCGGACGGATAGATTTCGAGCGCACGCTCAAGGCGATCGAGTCGGCCTACAACTGCGAGATGCGCGCCGCCCTGGGAGAGCCTTCGGTCCGGGCGATCGCGGCCGCCCTCGAGGCCGGGGCGTTCGAGGACAGCGCGGCGACGCTGGCGCGCACCGTGAAGGAGCGGGCGCGGGACGTCCGGTCCGCCCCGGGGGACGACCTGGCCGATCGGATCGTCGAGGTGGCGGTCTCCTGGGCCGACGCCGAAATCGTCGGCCTGGTCGAAGGGCTCGGCCCGCACCTGCGCGAGTGGGTCATCGGGTTTCTCATCGCGGCGGTCGTGAAGATGGCGCGCTACCGCAACTACGAGCTCGAGGTGCGCCGCTCCGCCGCGGACCTCGACGCCCTGGCGGCGCTCCTCGAAGAGGAAACGTCGTTCCTGCTCGACAGGCTGCCGCAGGCGATTCGCAAGGCGGTGGAGGCGTCGGGGGAGGCGGGGGCGCCTGGCCGCTCCCAGGCGCGCCGTCGGGTCGAGGACCGGTGCCTGGCGATCCTCGCCGCCCGCGGGCCGTTCTTTCCGCAAGGGATGGCGCTCGAGACTCTCGGCGAGCTGCGCTCGGTCGGGGCGGTGAACGAGATCCTGGACTTCCTGACGGAGGAGAATTCCTACCTCTACGAGGCGGCCGAGCACGCGCTGTCCCGGCTCGACGAGGCGGTCATCGAGCCGGCACGCGCCCGCCTGGCGGCCGGCAACGTCGAGGAGGACGCCGGACACAGCCTGCTCATCACGCTGTGCGAGATCGGCACCCCCGAGGCGCTCAAGGTGGTCCTCGAGCACCTCGAGTTCTTCGTCGATGCGGCCGGCCCCGGCAACTCGGCGCGCTGGATATCCCTCCTGGGTTCCCGCGAGCTGATCGACGCCCTGCGGCGCCACCTCCCGAAGGACACCGCCCAGGTCGGTCAGGCGATCCTCCTCCTGGCGGCCATCCACAACACCCGGGTCCCCGAGGAGGCCACGATCCGGCGGGCGATCGACGATTTCTGGAAGAAGCACCCGGAGGAAGGGGAGGACGGCGATGACCCGGGGCCGGGCGACGGCTCGGACAAGTATCTGATGTGAGGGGGGAGATGGGCGACGATTCGAGACAAGGAATGGGACGCGCCAGCTGGGCGCTGGTCCTGACGCTGCTGGCGGCTCCGGCGGCCGCACCGGCAAGGGGCGCGGCCCCTGCCGCCTCTCCGAAGCCGGCCGGCCAGGGAGCGCCCGCGACGGAGCCGCCGCCCCCCGCTGTCACGTCGATCCTGTTCGCCCCCCGGGCGCGGAAGATGTCCGCCTACACGATGAACGGCCGATTCGAGATCATGACCCGCGATGTGACCTTCGAGGCCCCTCCAGCCTACATCGACGGGTTCAATTTCTGGGCGGGCCGGATGAAGGGCCACAGGCGCACCGAGGTCTACCAGATGGTGACCCAGACACAGGAACCCGGGCCCGGCGGCGTGGTGCCGTTCCGACGATCCGTCCCGAAATTCAACATCGAGTTCGAGATGCAGGGCCAGGTCTTCGCCCCTACGGGCTCGCTCGAGCGCGACATGGTCAGCCTGGTCTGGGAGGGAACGTTCGATCCGTCCGGGAACCTGAAGGAGAAGCGGAAGGTCGGAGGAAGGGACAACCCGGACTTCGCCTTGCTGGGGATCGACGAGATCGATCGGATCTTCCCCGTGGTCGAGTCGGGGGCGCGCGAGCTGGCGATCGGTGAGGGCTTCAAGGAGGAGCGCATCATGCCGCTCCCCACCCGTCTGACCATCACCGGGTTGGAGGCCCTCACCATCAAGGTCACGCGGGACTACACCCTGAAATCCATCGAGGGGGGGCTCGCGACCTTCGAGGTCAAGCTGAGCTACAGCGCCGACCCGGCCTTCAAGCCCACCGCAGAACACACGACCTGCGCCATCAGCGGCGGCGGCGTCGGCGATGCCACGTTCGAGGTGCCCCGCGGCGTCTTCCTCAGGTCGAGGGTCCCCACGACGCTGCACCTCGACATCGAGGCGCCGCTGCGTCCCCTTCCCGAGCATCCCGAGACGGAGGTCGCGGCGCAGGGAAAGTCCCACATCGATCTCGACATCACGCTGTTCGGGCAGCAGACGGTGGTGCGAACCTGGGGCGACGAGGAGAAGTGAGGAAGGGCCGCGGGGCGGTCGGCAACCCCGAGGGGCGATTCGAGACACAGAGGCTCGTGGAAGCCGATTACGGCTGGGCCTCCGGGGACGAGGAGGACGCCCCACCCCGCCTGCCGACGACCGTCACGCCCGAGCAGACCCGCACGATTCTGTCCCGGAACGACTCGCCCGACATCTCCTTCGACCGGTCGATCAACCCGTACAAGGGCTGCGAGCATGGCTGCGTCTATTGTTTCGCGCGGCCGACACACTCCTACCTCGGTCTGTCCCCCGGGCTCGATTTCGAGACGAAGATCGTCTCCAAGCCGGAGGCGGCGCGGTTGCTGCGCGAGGAGCTGCGGCGGCCCGGCTACCGGTGCGAGGTGATCGCCCTGGGCGCCAACACCGATCCGTACCAGCCGGTGGAACGTGAATTGAAGATCACCCGCAGCATCCTGGAGGTTCTGAAGGAGCACAGGCATCCGGTCGGGATCGTCACGAAGGGGAGCCTGGTCCTGCGCGACCTCGATCTCCTGGCCCCCATGGCCGTCATGCGCCTGGCGACCGTCATGATCTCGATCACGACGCTCGATCGCGATCTGGCGCGCCGGATGGAGCCGCGCGCGGCCAGCCCCGAGAGGCGGCTTGCGACCCTTCGCGCGCTGAACGAGGCGGGGGTCCCGACAGGCGTCCTGTCGTCGCCGATGATCCCGGGGCTCAACGACGCGGAGCTCGAGCGGATCCTGGAGGCCGCCGCCTCGGCGGGAGCCCGCACCGCGGGGTACGTCATCCTGCGCCTCCCTCACGAGCTGCAGTCGATCTTCGGCGAGTGGCTCGAGGCCCACTATCCGCTTCGGGCGGCGCACGTCCTCAATCTGGTGCGGGAGACCCGCGGCGGGAAGCTCTACGACAGCGAGTTCGGGCTGCGGATGAAGGGAACGG from Candidatus Polarisedimenticolia bacterium encodes:
- a CDS encoding pyridoxal-phosphate dependent enzyme, with protein sequence MPAPRHHNPERGGDTAAVLPRTPLARVDGVWVKMEHLNPSGSVKDRVASHVLGSGLASGALPRGSEVVEPTSGNAGIALAFWAERFGLKAVVFMPENMTEERKTMIRGHGARLVLTPEADGVVGAIRRAREYAAERAGRFLFDQFDDEAGVEAQAALGREALEQADEQGVGAFDVVVAGVGTGGTIVGAGGAIKARHRGARLVAVEPEASPLVCRQLFGRACPPPALPPLHDYPLAVCHLQEGIGDGLVPGIVRRHRHMLDDAVLVSDQEAHAETLRLNRAGFPVGPSSGTNMTVARRLSAGGATVLTFFPDRMDRYRSLPEFKDL
- a CDS encoding succinylglutamate desuccinylase/aspartoacylase family protein, producing MDLRPDLARRTARGALVMIVLSIPAGLAAVAAESSSKGPVEIGTARGVPGDKVRGALKVAEDADGTPIVLPITVATGRKPGPVAWVQAATHGDEYGGPRALQEVVRGLDPAAMTGTVIAVMISNPSAFQGLQRVNPNLDDLMDTGDAFPGRDRFATERVAAAIHAAVKERADYFVDMHTGGDRFRQHPFVLYSLTKGVPDARMDDLARGFGVPTLWRDGVKVFATSASTVFSEEGIPGFLLEVGGGQPLDPSDIKLQAEAVRSFLRKAGILPGAPPRRPAYTIVDGYRIVTNARGGFFDALVKPGDRVKEGSALGTITDAHGDVVETLRAPGGSDIVLGVSTYPATPTGGWLIELGSGLTEKP
- a CDS encoding MopE-related protein, translated to MVSTGGFNSGSALIVSLSGADPSVGYLVESAHSFDPATGLLAPLSCGLTVQPLGTAGGHLILRFTHPPIHTDCDPESIGVLALSTCQDAFLPTLSYGQVYTLTQRCSSRVDVRREFWTGTGIVPAADGTATITVEQPGFGYCTLIGSTTVVNGVETGIITGLFLTNNDCIDDDGDSYTTCGGDCDDHNAAVHPGATEICNGIDDNCDRQVDEGFDVDADTIADCFDNCPNVANITQADRDGDSVGDVCDNCLDVPNPDQRDLDNDGFGDFCDNCPTIPNPDQNGCVCDNCEMPSASISFSSPLGKGSGLVTWNSPREVDVLGYNVVEYTNKGERIQLNPVMIRCEECVTGLGHIYTYIIPKHKSGKNIFIEMLRINGNVQVFGPATRI
- a CDS encoding DUF1003 domain-containing protein — its product is MPETLSDSAMRILGRSIETASEIERRVLQAVTGRRHVARHVHRDMEEGLTLGERLSDWIAAWGGSWSFLVLFFVFLFGWIGLNSWVLISRPFDPYPYILLNLVLSTLAAVQAPVILMSQNRQAAKDRLQAAHDYEVNLKAEIEILQLHEKVDRLTCLLEELGAGRRRPG
- a CDS encoding PA0069 family radical SAM protein — its product is MGRRGEVRKGRGAVGNPEGRFETQRLVEADYGWASGDEEDAPPRLPTTVTPEQTRTILSRNDSPDISFDRSINPYKGCEHGCVYCFARPTHSYLGLSPGLDFETKIVSKPEAARLLREELRRPGYRCEVIALGANTDPYQPVERELKITRSILEVLKEHRHPVGIVTKGSLVLRDLDLLAPMAVMRLATVMISITTLDRDLARRMEPRAASPERRLATLRALNEAGVPTGVLSSPMIPGLNDAELERILEAAASAGARTAGYVILRLPHELQSIFGEWLEAHYPLRAAHVLNLVRETRGGKLYDSEFGLRMKGTGPYADILRRRFETACRRLGLTGSRLELDTTQFRVPPRAGDQPGLFDPE